AATACCTCTCCCCAAGATCGGGGATTGCGTTCCGCTGGTGACTTGTCCGATGATTGCCCCCTCTTGGCTAACCAGTGGGTAACCAGCCCTTGGAATTCCACGCTCCTCTAAAATAAATGACACAAGTTTTCGTTGAATCCCCTGCTCTTTGACCTTCAACAAAGCTTCTTTACCTATAAAAGAATCTTTTTGCAACTTTGTGACCCAACCAAGACCAGCTTCAAGTGGATTGGTTGTAAGGTCTATATCGTTACCATATAAGCAGTAACCGGCTTCCATTCGGAGCGTATCACGTGCGCCCAAGCCACAAGGCTCAAGACCATGCGGTTTTCCTGCTGCAACGAGCGCATCCCAAATCTCGGTTGCACGCTCATTTTCGCAGTAAATTTCCACTCCTGCTTCACCTGTGTAGCCGGTATGCGAGATCAAAGCTTGTTTACATCCAAAAAATGTACCAATTTTAGGCTGCATTACATGATAATACGGTAGGGACTGGGCATCGAGTGGCATAAATTGGCTAAGAATTTCAAACGCCCTTGGGCCTTGTAAAGCAAGCAAAGCCATTTGATCGGAAAGATTTTCCAGCACAGCGCCCATCGGGTTATGGTCGTTCATCCACGCAAAATCTTTTTCCATGTTCGAAGCATTGACCACCAAAAGGTATGACGCTTCGCTTAGGCGATAAACCAACAAATCATCAATGATACCGCCATCAGGCTGACACATCACCGCATACATAACCCTGCCATCGTAGAGTTTGGCAACATCGTTCGAGACCAAGTTTTGGATGAACGAAGAGGCTTGTGGCCCCGATACCCGCACTTCGCCCATGTGGCTCACGTCAAACAATCCGGCAGCCTCGCGAACCGCTTTATGCTCTTCAATAATCCCTTTAT
This genomic stretch from Rhodothermia bacterium harbors:
- the gcvT gene encoding glycine cleavage system aminomethyltransferase GcvT encodes the protein MSESVLQRTPLYHTHVALGAKMVPFAGFEMPVFYKGIIEEHKAVREAAGLFDVSHMGEVRVSGPQASSFIQNLVSNDVAKLYDGRVMYAVMCQPDGGIIDDLLVYRLSEASYLLVVNASNMEKDFAWMNDHNPMGAVLENLSDQMALLALQGPRAFEILSQFMPLDAQSLPYYHVMQPKIGTFFGCKQALISHTGYTGEAGVEIYCENERATEIWDALVAAGKPHGLEPCGLGARDTLRMEAGYCLYGNDIDLTTNPLEAGLGWVTKLQKDSFIGKEALLKVKEQGIQRKLVSFILEERGIPRAGYPLVSQEGAIIGQVTSGTQSPILGRGIGMGYVDCVSGLHAPESQIWIDVRGRRLAARVKKAPLHKLS